In Williamsia phyllosphaerae, the DNA window AAGGCGTCACCGGGGGTGAAGTTCAAGGACTCCGAACTGCTGGGCATGCCCACCGTGGTCGTCGTGGGCCGCGGCTTCGCCGACGGACTGGTCGAGGTGCGCGACCGCGCCACCGGTGAGGTGACCGAGGTCGCACTCGACGCCGTCGGATCAGCGATTGCCGGTACCCGGTAGCGCCACGGTGGACGGGGAGACCCGCAGCACCAGCCGCCACGACGCCGCCCGACGCGCGCTGTCGGTGAGCCCGCCGAGCCCGGCCCGCCGCTGTGCGTCGGAGTCGGCCCGCTCGAGCAACGAGCGGTAGGCCCGGGCGCAGTCCTCCTCGGCGACCAGTACGGCCCGGATCGCGGTGACCGCGTCGGTGACCGCCACCGGGATGACGTACCCCGGTGCGGGTGCGGGGGCGGTACCGTCGGCCGCGACGATCAGCCCCTCGAGTTCGTCACGCCGCGAACGGTGTTCGGCGGTGAAATCGT includes these proteins:
- a CDS encoding ferritin-like domain-containing protein, producing MSTATDGLGAAIDSENAAVFVYGVAVAYASTTRRSDIDDFTAEHRSRRDELEGLIVAADGTAPAPAPGYVIPVAVTDAVTAIRAVLVAEEDCARAYRSLLERADSDAQRRAGLGGLTDSARRAASWRLVLRVSPSTVALPGTGNR